In the genome of Streptomyces violaceoruber, the window GCGCCTCCATCGCGGTCGCCGCCGCCCGCGCCCTGAGCGAGGCGGGACTGCGCGACCCGCGCCGCATGGCCGGGGCCACCTGGCAGCAGCGGGTGGACGCGCTCGGGCGGGGCGGCTACCGGCGCTACGACGAGCGCACCGCCACCCAGCTCGGCGAGGCCGCCGAACTGCTGACCGAGCGGTGGGGCGGCGACCTGCGCCGGCTCCGCGACGAGGCGGACGGCGACGTCTCCGAGCTGCGGCGTCTGCTCCAGGAGTTCCCCGGAGTGGGTCCGACCGGCGCGGACATCTTCCTGCGGGAGGCCCAGCTGGTCTGGCCGGAGACGGGTCCCCTTCTGGACCGCAAGGCCCTCCGGGGCGCGGAGCGACTCGATCTGCCCGGGGACCGGGACCGGCTCCTCGCCCTGGCCGGGAAGACGGAACCCGCTGTCCTGGCGGCCGCCCTGGTGCGGGCGGCGGTGGACAAGGAGGTGGCCGAGGACACCCTCGACCGCGTCGGCTGAGTGCGCCGGACCCGGCGGGACCCGGCCCACTCCCGGCACCCGGCGGGGTCCGGCCCGCTCCGCCCGGCAGGGTCCCGCCCACTCCCGCCCGGCAGGGTCCCGCCCGCTCCCGGCGCCCGGCGGCGCCGGTCACCCGATCAGGCCCGTGCGCTGGTGCGGCCCCGGCCCCGGTGATGCGCTGAGGACACCGTTTCCCGTCCCAGGAGGCATCCCGCGATGAGCCGTCGTCCGTCCCACCCCGTCCGTCTCCTGGCCTCCGCCCTGGCGGCGGGCGCGCTGCTCACCACCGCGGCCTGTTCGGACGGCGGCGGGTCGCAGAGCGCCTCGGACACCGCCGCCGAACAGGCCGGGGTCGCCCGGCCCGACGCCGCGAAGCGGACCCCGACCGGCTCCCCCAGCGCCTCCCCCGCCACCCTCACCGAGGCCGGCGCCAAGGCCGCCCTGCTCACCGAGGCCGACCTGGAGGGAGGCTGGAACCAGGTCCAGGACGCGGACAAGTGGCGCGACCGGCTGCTCGTCGGCGAGGTGGACGTGGCGGACTTCCTCACCGCGAAGTCCAGCGCGACCGACTGCCAGGCGCTGCTGGACGCCCTCTACGGCGACGGCCTGCTGGGCGACCCGTCGGGGCCCTCGGCGCTCACCGGCTTCGAGCAGGGCGACTCCCGCCTGCTGGAGCAGGTCGCCGGGTACGACCGCGGGGGTCTGGACGCCCGGATGAAGTGGCTGCGGACCCTTCCGGACACCTGTGACGAGTTCACCGCCACCGGCGCCGGGGGTGCCAAGCGCACGGTCCAGGTGACCGAGGCATCGGTGCCCGAGGTGGGCGACGCCCGCGCGGGGCTGCGGGTGAGCGTCCAGGGGGACGCCGACGGCGGCCCCGCCACGCTCACCCTGGACGTCGCCGCGGTGCGCGTCGACACCTCCGCCGTCACCGTCATGGGCGGGGGCCTCGACGGCGGGCAGGCGGACTCGGTCGAACAGGCGGTGCGCCAGGGCACCGAGCGCCTCAAGACCGTCCTGGACGGCGGGACCCCCTCGCCGCAGCCGACCACCATGGACTGACCCCGGGCGGCCTTCACCGCGTCGTGCGCACATCCGGCGAAACCCGGACAGGGTGATCACCGGACGGCACAATGGTGTGCGACGGACGGCGCACGCGCGAAGGAGCCGACACGTGAGCGAGAGCGACCCCGTGCCCGGCGGGCGCCCCGGCGAGGTCGAGCGGGCCACCGCGCTGAGCGGCGAGCTGACCGGGCAGGGCGTGCACGGCGTGGTGCTGGCGTACGTCGACACCGCCGGGATCGCCCGGGTGAAGACCGTGCCCACCGCGAAGCTCGCCGCGGCCACGGCCTGGGGCGTCGGCATGTCCCCGGTGTTCGACACCTTCCTGGCCGACGACTCGATCGTCGGCACGGACGTCCTCGGCTCCCCCGACGGCG includes:
- a CDS encoding endonuclease; this translates as MGRDQRRTVRELVDAHGQTYAEEAGIRLKDTPQPLYRLLVLAHLLSARISASIAVAAARALSEAGLRDPRRMAGATWQQRVDALGRGGYRRYDERTATQLGEAAELLTERWGGDLRRLRDEADGDVSELRRLLQEFPGVGPTGADIFLREAQLVWPETGPLLDRKALRGAERLDLPGDRDRLLALAGKTEPAVLAAALVRAAVDKEVAEDTLDRVG